The nucleotide window TACGGCCGGTTGATCACGCTCAGCAGACCGCCCACCTCGAATACGTCGTTCCAGCTGTAGCGCTGGCCGTAACCCAGCAGGGCGATACCGCCGGTGCCGTGATCGCGCTGGCTATAGGTACCCGCACCGGCCTGGAACTGTTGGCTCCAGGAGGTTTCGTAGCGGTGATAGAGCACATGATTGACGTTCACCGTCGGCAACACGCTGAAGTCGGATTTGGGGTTGAAGTACGGCACATCGTCGGACTTGGAGTTATGGCTGGTGCCGACTTCCAGGCCGAGGTCGACTTGCAGCCTCGGCGCACGGTAAACGCCCTCGCGACCGGTGAGCACGGCTTCGACACGGTTATTGCCGTCGCTGAAGTGCGAGGGGCTGACCGCCAGTTTCCACTCACGGCTTTCATTGGCGCGCCAACGGATGAAACCGCTGCCGCCATTGGCGGTGATGTCGCTGTTCAAGGCCCGCAACGGCGTTTGTGCCGACAGGTATTCGAAGCTGCCGCCGTACTGCCAGTGATCATCGATGTCTCGGGTGATTGCCAGGCGCGCGCCCTGTTTATCGCCGAAGCCGTAGGAATGGTTGGAGACTTCCGCTTCCAGGGACATGTCGCGGGTCCGGCGTTCGAGCCCGACACGCTGGAAACGGTGGTGGCCGGTGCCTTCCTGGAAATCGCCGGTGGCGTAACCGGCACCGGCGAACAGGCGCCAGTCTTCATCGATGGGCGGGCTGTACAGCGTGGTTTCGATGCCGAAATCGCGGCTGCCGTTGACGGCCCCGACATCGCCGTTGCCACCGCCATAACTCTTGCCGCCGTAGGCCTCCACTCGCAGCTCGGCCATGTCATGGACCTCACGCTGACGCTGCAAACGCTGCACTTGACGGTTGCCCGGAAAGCGCGCGACCACATCGTCGGTCAGTGCATCCAGCTGTCGCCATTCCTGCAGGTCCATGGCGGTATGGCCTTGAGCGACTTCCAGCCCGATATCCCGCGGGGCCACGCTCTCGGTTTCCTTGAGTTGACTCTCGGCGCGCCGTGGCCAGTCCCGGGCCAGGTACAGATCGGCCTGGGCCAGACGCAGGCCGAGGTTGCCCGGGGCCTGATCCACCAGCGTCTGCAAACGCTGCTCGCCCGAGGGCAGGTCGGCGCCGTAGGTGCCGGCCTGGGCGGCGAGTTGCTGCGCGTCTATCCATTCATCGTTGGGATTGCCCACCGGCAAGCCCTTGAGCTCGATCCGCGGCTTTTGGGTCTTGGCCTGGTCTTCGGCGACCTGGCGCGCTTCATCGGCCTTGTCGCTTTCAAGCAAGGCGTAATAGAGCGCGGTGCTGTCTTCCAGGCGATCGCCGATATCAGCATCCGGCGCCACCAGCACCTGACGATACAAATCGGTGGCGATTTCCGGCTGACGCTGGTCCAGATATGACGACGCCACCCAACGCAGGGCGTAGGTCGGAATCTTCACGCCTTCGGCGAGCAGTTTCTGGTATTCGGCGATGACATCGGCGGTGCGCGCACGGGCCTTGAGGGCACCCATGCGGTCGATTCGCCAGCGGGTGACGTCATCGTGGGCCGCTGGATCCGGCGTCCAGGTAGTCAGTAACTGGTCGTAATCGGCCAGGGCTCTATCGGCGATCACATACCGTTCTTTTTCGCTGCGAGTGGCCAGTTCGACCAGACGCACGCGTTCTGCCGCCAGATCACCTTCGAGATGGCGTTGCAAGACCGGATCAATCAACCCCGGCCGTTGACGCGCCAGGCGCAAGGCCGGTTCCGGCAAGCGGGCGCGTTGCAGGGCAATCACGTATTCCCGAGCGACTTCGGGCTTGCTGCCCGCGCGGATGAAGGCCTGGTCGTATTCGAACAGTGCCTCATAGGTGGCGCCGGCGCGGGTCAAGGCGTAGGCCAGGGACAGGCGACGGGAAGGATCATCCGGTTTCGCCGCCACCAACGCCCTGGTACGGGCAACGGCCTCGTCAGGTTTGCCGGCGTCGGCCTGGGTCATCGCCAGCCCAAGCTGCAGGTCGGCATTTTGCGGCGCAAGGGCCAGGGCCTTGTTGTACACCTGAGTCGCCGAATCCCAGCGCTTGAGGTTGCGATAGGCCCGCGCGGTGGCGATCAGGGCCTGGACCGGCAACGCCCGATTGTGTCCCTGGGTTTCATAGACCTGGACGACTTCGGCGTCCAGACCGGCCCAGCTGGCAATCTGCAAGTGATCGCTGATCTGGCCGGTGGTGGCCTGGTTCACCGGCACCTGGCGCAACACCGTCAGTGCAGGCGTGTAATTGCCGGCCCGCGCATCGCGAACCATTTGGTCGTAAGGGGTATCGGCGAGCGCGGGCACCGGCCACAGCAATTGGCCGCACAGCGCAACGCGAAACAAGGGGCGAAGCCCACGATGAATAAAAGGACCAGCAATACGCGGCATTCGTCAGCATCCTTACATGGCCAGCCGGGTCGCAATGTCCCTTGCCCATTCGTAACGGAAAGCCGGGTCGCAAGACCCAGCCAGGCTTTATCGAAGCAGTTTTGCATGCAAGCGTAGTCAATAATTCGGGGCACAATAATTATTCAGATTCGTTACATTCGGATCTCCTCTCAATGCCAGCCAGTCAAGCCCGCTCCCACAGTTCCGCACATTGGCTGACTGGCATCCGGGCCCCCTCCTCCCTCACCCGTTTTCGAAACTCCAGATAGCAAAACGCCCGGCGTCCGCGTGTTGCAGAGGCCGGGCGTTGCGCAGAAGCCTGCGGTTTTACTGGATCGTGGTAGTGCCGCCGATTTTGTTCATCACAAAACCGACAAACTCTTCAACGGTCATTTTCTGGCCGTTGAAGTCCACTTGATTGTTGGCGTAGTGCAGTTTGGTGACGACGTTGTTACCGTCCAGTTTCGCCAGTTGCGTGCCGACTGCCATGCTGCTGAACATGTCGGCGGTGGCGCCCGCTTGATCGGCGATGAGCTTGGCGTCGGTCTGGCCGTCAATTTGCGACTGCACGGTGAGCACGTCAACGAGCATTGGCTTGGACACCAGGACGTTGAACTCCAGCAACGCAATCAACTGCTTGACCAACTGGTCTGGCGGCAGGTCCATGGATTGTGGTTTGGTCAGGTCCAGCACCAGGTTGGCGCGGCTTTCGCCGTTGCTGGTGTTGAACGACAGGTTTTCCAGGGCCACCTGGGGACCTGCGGCCAGCAGTTTCTCCAGGCCGCTCTTGACCTGTGCTTCTTCGGCCGGGGTCAGGTTCAGCTGCGGCGCCGGTAGACCAGCGGCAGTGGCTTCGGCGGCGGCCCGCTCGTACGGTTGCAGTCTGGTCTGGTAGATCTGCATCAGCGACATCGTGGACGGGATGTCGAGGTTTTTCAGGCTCATGGCCAACTGCGCGGAGCCGACAACCTTGCCGTTCAAGGACACTTCACCGATCTTGTAATCAGCACGCCCCGAAGCGTTGGTGCCCGACTCCTCGGTCTGGTTCTTCATTTCAAAGTTCTTGAAGCCCAGTACCGACTGTTTGGGGCCGAAGGTGGTTTTGCTGTTGGTCAGCTCGAGGGTGTTTTCGCCGACGTAGTAGCCGTAGGTGCTTTTGTTCAGGTTACTGGCCAAGGTCAAGCCGTTGAGCTCGACCTGCACCGGGGTCTGATCTTCGGCCACGGTGGTCAGCTTCAGGCTGTCCATGTAACCGTCGGCCTTGACCTTTTGCGCCTGGGCGCTGGCGGCCACGTCGAGTTTCAACCCGGAGAACGTCAGGTTGGATTTGTCATCCAGTGCTGCTTCCAGAGGCAAAAACTCGAGGGTGCCCTTGGTGGAGTTGTCGTAGCCGATGTTGACCACGCCTTTGACCGGGGATTTGTCCTTGGCGGCGGCGAACCACTTCTCGGTCAGCGGTGTTTTTTCCAGCTCGTAGTGACTGGTGGCCAGGACCGGCAACCACTTCAACGACACCAGGCGCGAGAACGGCAGCGGGCCGTGTTCGATGCGGTCGACGAACAGCATCTCCATCGGCGTTTCACCAAACATCTCGCCCTCACCCTTGAGGCGGTAGTGCGCGGTGCTGCTGAACACATGACGCTCCAGCGACACCAGTTCCAGCGACGCCGTGCCGTTGGAACCTGCCAGCGTGGCTTGCAGCTCTTTGTTGGCGTCGGCGATCGAAGTATTCAGCACCCCATCGAGTTTGGAGCCGGTGTACCACGCACCGCCGGCGCTGATTGCACCGATGGCCACAACAATTCCCAAAAGCACGCCTGCTGATTTATTCATGAAATACCCGATTAATGTCCGTTGTTGAAAGTGTGGTCGTCTTCCCTGAACCCATGACGGGTGCGGTCACGACTGCGCTGAAAGTGGGGTGGAGATTAGCATTTGCGCCGCAGGACGGCCCAATGATTAAAGTTGAAAGAGTGTCTATGGAGGCTGCTGCCTGTGGACAACTGGCAGGGGTTGAGCGTTTCGGCGGTCATTCGATCACCTTCGCGAGCAAACCCGCTCTCACATTCGACCGCATTCTCATGTAAGAACGCGCTCCCACAGGTTGTGCAACAACCATAAAGGCACCGGAAAGATGCCTTTTGCATATCTGGAAACGGCAAACCTGCATTGCCCTGTGTCACTCAACGCACTCAGTCTGATAACGTGCGTCTATCGATTGCAGCCGGTATGCTTGGCCCGCAACTTCATGGACGCTTGCTATGACTCTGACAGAATTACGCTACATCGTTACCCTCGCCCAAGAGCAGCACTTCGGCCACGCGGCCGAGCGTTGCCACGTCAGCCAGCCGACCCTGTCGGTGGGCGTGAAGAAGCTTGAAGACGAACTCGGTGTGCTGATTTTCGAGCGCAGCAAGAGCGCCGTGCGCCTGACCCCGGTGGGCGAAGGCATTGTCGCCCAGGCGCAGAAAGTACTGGAACAGGCCCAAGGCATCCGCGAACTGGCCCAGGCCGGCAAGAACCAGCTGACCGCCCCGCTGAAAGTCGGCGCGATCTACACCGTCGGCCCGTACCTGTTCCCGCACCTGATTCCACAACTGCACCGGGTCGCCCCGCAGATGCCGTTGTACATTGAAGAAAACTTCACCCACGTGCTGCGCGACAAACTGCGCAACGGCGAGCTCGACGCGATCATCATCGCCCTGCCGTTCAACGAAGCCGACGTGCTGACCCTGCAGCTCTACGACGAACCGTTCTACGTCCTGATGCCGGCCCAGCACCCGTGGACGCAAAAAGAATCCATCGACGCCGCCCTGCTCAACGACAAGAGCCTGCTGCTGCTCGGCGAAGGCCACTGCTTCCGCGATCAAGTGCTGGAAGCCTGCCCGACCCTGGCCAAAGGCAACGACGGCGCCAAGCACACCACGGTGGAATCCAGCTCGCTGGAAACCATTCGCCACATGGTCGCCTCCGGCCTGGGCATTTCGATCCTGCCGCTGTCGGCGGTCGACAGCCACCACTACGCCCCCGGCGTGATCGAAGTGCGCCCACTGAGCGCGCCCGTGCCGTTCCGCACCGTGGCCATCGCCTGGCGCGCGAGCTTCCCGCGGCCCAAGGCGATTGAAATCCTCGCTGACTCCATTCGCCTGTGCTCGGTGGCCAAGCCGCCAGCGCCGGTAGTGGCCGGTTAAGTCGCGGTCATGACCGAGTTGTCGCAAGTGTCGGTGACGGCACTCAAGGGGGTCGGCGAAGCCATGGCCGAGAAACTGGCCAAGGTCGGCCTGGAGAACCTCCAGGACGTGCTGTTCCACCTGCCGTTGCGCTATCAGGACCGCACCCGTGTGGTCCCGATCGGCCATTTGCGACCCGGGCAAGACGCAGTCATCGAAGGCACCGTCAGCGGTGCCGACGTGGTCATGGGCCGGCGCCGCAGCCTGGTTGTCCGTCTGCAGGACGGCACCGGCGGGCTCAGCCTGCGCTTCTACCACTTCAGCAACGCCCAGAAAGAAGGCCTGAAACGCGGCACGCGCATTCGCTGCTACGGCGAAGCGCGGCCCGGTGCGTCGGGGCTGGAGATCTACCACCCGGAATACCGCGCCATCACCGGCGACGAACCGCCGCCGGTGGATGAAACCCTGACCCCGGTCTACCCGCTCACAGAAGGCCTGACCCAACAACGCTTGCGTCAGTTGTGCATGCAAACCCTGACCCTGCTCGGCCCCAGCAGCCTGCCCGACTGGCTGCCGACCGAACTGGCCCGGGACTACCAACTGGCACCGCTGGCCGATGCGATCCGCTACCTGCATCACCCGCCCGCCGATGCCGACGTCGACGAACTCGCCCTCGGTCATCACTGGGCCCAGCACCGTTTGGCCTTCGAAGAACTGCTGACCCATCAACTGTCCCAGCAGCGCCTGCGCGAGAGCATGCGTGCCTTGCGCGCGCCGGCCATGCCGAAAGCCACCAAGCTGCCCGCCCAGTATCTGGCCAACCTCGGCTTCACCCCAACCGGCGCCCAGCAACGGGTCGGCAACGAAATCGCTTACGACCTCAGCCAGCACGAACCGATGCTACGGCTGATTCAGGGCGACGTTGGCGCCGGCAAAACCGTGGTCGCCGCCCTCGCCGCGCTGCAAGCGCTGGAGGCCGGTTATCAAGTCGCACTGATGGCGCCCACCGAAATTCTCGCCGAGCAGCACTTCATCACCTTCAAGCGCTGGCTCGAACCGCTGGGCATCGAAGTCGCGTGGCTGGCCGGCAAGCTCAAGGGCAAAAACCGCGTCGCCGCGCTGGAGCAAATCGCCAGCGGTACGCCCATGGTGGTCGGCACCCACGCGCTGTTCCAGGACGAAGTGCAGTTCAAGAACCTGGCGCTGGCAATCATCGACGAACAACACCGCTTCGGCGTGCAACAGCGCCTGGCATTGCGGCAGAAAGGCGTCGGCGGGCGGATGTGTCCGCACCAGCTGATCATGACCGCCACGCCGATTCCCCGGACGCTGGCCATGAGCGCCTACGCCGACCTCGACACCTCGATCCTCGACGAACTGCCGCCCGGCCGCACCCCGGTCAACACGGTGCTGGTCACCGACACCCGGCGCGTCGAAGTGATCGAACGGGTGCGCGGCGCTTGTGCCGAAGGGCGACAGGCCTATTGGGTGTGCACGCTGATCGAAGAGTCTGAAGAGCTGACCTGTCAGGCCGCCGAAACCACGTATGAAGACCTCACCGCCGCCCTCGGCGAGTTGAAAGTCGGCTTGATCCACGGGCGCATGAAGCCCGCCGAGAAAGCTGCGGTGATGGCCGAGTTCAAGGCCGGCAACCTGCAACTGCTGGTCGCCACCACCGTGATCGAAGTCGGCGTCGATGTGCCCAACGCCAGCCTGATGATCATCGAAAACCCCGAGCGCCTCGGGCTCGCGCAGCTGCACCAACTGCGTGGCCGTGTCGGTCGGGGCAACGCCGTCAGCCATTGCGTGCTGCTTTACCATCCGCCGCTGTCGCAGATCGGCCGTCAGCGGCTGGGCATCATGCGCGAAACCAACGATGGTTTTGTCATCGCCGAAAAAGACCTCGAACTGCGCGGCCCCGGCGAAATGCTCGGTACGCGCCAGACCGGCCTGCTGCAATTCAAGGTCGCCGACCTGATGCGCGACGCCGACTTGCTGCCCGCCGTGCGCGACGCCGCCCAGGCCTTGCTCGAACGCTGGCCGGATCACGTCAGCCCGCTGCTCGACCGCTGGCTACGCCATGGGCAGCAATACGGCCAAGTGTGAGCACTGTCGCAGTTTCTGGACCCTGGCTTCAAACAAGCTGGTTATACTCCTGCAATTGTTTGCAAACGGATACAGACCATGACCGACGTTGCCCTCGCACCCGCCACCCCGCACGCTCCGTCGGTTATTCGGCTACTGCTTGGCAAGCTGGGCATCGCCTACGAAGAAGTCCTCGACCATCACGGCCTGAACACCGCGCGTAAAGTGCAGGCTGTTTTGCTGGATGACGCCGTGGGCGCGCTGATGGTGTTGTTCCCACAGAACCAACTGCTGGACCTCAACCGCCTCGCCGAACTCACCGGCCGCCGATTGACCGCCGTCTCCACCGAGCGCCTGGAAAAGATGCTCGGCAAACACAGCCTGAGCCTGCTGCCCGGCCTGCCGGCGCTCACCAGCTCGCCGTGCCTGTATGAAGAAAGCCTGCTGCGCGAACCGACGTTGCTGATCAACTCGGGCGAGCCGGGCGTGCTGCTGGAAATCACCAGCGACGATTTCAAAACCATGCTCACCAAGGCCAGCGCCGCCAACTTCGGCGAAGCCGTGAACAGCATCCGCCCGAACCTCGACCGCCCCGACGATGACCGCAAGGAAATCACCCAGGCCGTGCAAGCGTTCACCGCGCGGCGCATTCAGCAACGCCTGGAAGCGACCATCGAAATTCCGCCGCTGGCCGAAACCGCGCAGAAAATCATCAAACTGCGGGTCGACCCCAACGCCACCATCGACGACATCACCGGCGTGGTCGAAACCGACCCGGCCCTGGCCGCACAAGTCGTCAGCTGGGCAGCGTCGCCGTACTACGCCTCGCCGGGCAAGATTCGCTCAGTGGAAGACGCCATCGTGCGGGTGCTGGGTTTCGACCTGGTGATCAACCTGGCGCTGGGCCTGGCCCTGGGCAAAACCCTGAGCCTGCCCAAAGACCACCCGCAACACACCACGCCGTACTGGCAGCAATCGATCTACACCGCCGCCGTCATCGAAGGCCTGACCCGCGCCATGCCCCGCGCCCAGCGCCCGGAAGCCGGCCTGACCTACCTCGCCGGCCTGCTGCACAACTTCGGCTACCTGCTGTTGGCCCACGTATTTCCGCCGCACTTCTCGCTGATCTGCCGCCACCTGGAGGTCAACCCGCACCTGTGCCACAGCTACGTGGAACAACACCTGCTGGGCATCAGCCGCGAACAGATCGGCTCATGGCTGATGCGCTACTGGGACATGCCCGAAGAACTGGCCACCGCCCTGCGCTTCCAGCACGACCCAAGCTACGACGGCGACTACGCCGAATACCCGAACCTCGTGTGCCTGGCCGTACGCCTGCTGCGCAGCCGCGGCATCGGCTCCGGGCCGGATGAAGACATCCCCGATGCCCTGCTGGAACGCGTCGGCCTGACTCGTGACAAGGCCAACGACGTGGTCAGCAAAGTCCTCGAAGCCGAAGTGCTGCTGCGCGAACTGGCTTCGCAATTCAGCCAGGCCTAAAAGCATCGCGGGCAAGCCACGCTCCCACAGGATTTAGGCGATCCCTGTGGGAGCGGGCTTGCCCGCGATGAATTCCCCGCCGATCTACCTGATCACCACAACCCCTGTGGCGAGGGAGCTTGCTCCCGCTCGACTGCGCAGCAGTCGCAACCCAGCCAACGCGGTGTGTCAGATACAACCGAGGTCTCAGGCTTCAGGGCCGCTTCGCAGCCCAGCGGGAGCAAGCTCCCTCGCCACAGGATTAATCATCGACCTCAAGCCTCAGGCTTAGCCTTCTTCGGCTTCAAATACTTGGTCAACCCCTGAAACCAGATCACCAGCGCCGGGTTGCCCTTGATCTGAATCGACTTGTCCTGAATCCCCGTCATAAACGCCAACTGCTTGTTCTTTGCCTGCATCGTGGCAAAGCCATACGCCGCGTCCTTGAACGCAATCGCAAACGCCGGCTCCGCATACACCCCAGCCTTGCTGGTAATGCGCTGATCCTTCACCACGAAATGCCGAGCCACCTTCCCGTCCAGGGTCTGTAACTGAAACACCAACGCCTTATCACCCAACTGCTGCTGAAACGAAGGATTAGTCCGACTGGCCTTACCCATCAACAAACCCAGCATCCACAGAAGAAAACGAAATTTCATGCGCACAGCCTCAAAAGAAAAATGAACGGCCGGCGCAGTGTAGCCGCTTCAAGCCAGAACGCCACCATCGAGTTGCGTTAGAAGAAGATGAACCGCTTTTCCCGCATGATGACCGCCAAGTCACACGTTACCTCCTCCACCTTGATCGTTCCCACGCTCCCGCGTGGGAATGCATCCCGTGACGCTCCGCGTCACACCCAACACCCGCCCTACACCTGAAGAAACACATTTCTGTAGGAGCTGCCGAAGGCTGCGATCTTTTGATCTTGATGCCCTCAAACCTCTGGGAAATTTCCTTCAAAACGCCGGGCTGTCCATGAACTAGGCAGCCCTCACCTTCACCGATAACCTCTGTTCGTCAC belongs to Pseudomonas sp. B21-015 and includes:
- a CDS encoding YdgA family protein — translated: MNKSAGVLLGIVVAIGAISAGGAWYTGSKLDGVLNTSIADANKELQATLAGSNGTASLELVSLERHVFSSTAHYRLKGEGEMFGETPMEMLFVDRIEHGPLPFSRLVSLKWLPVLATSHYELEKTPLTEKWFAAAKDKSPVKGVVNIGYDNSTKGTLEFLPLEAALDDKSNLTFSGLKLDVAASAQAQKVKADGYMDSLKLTTVAEDQTPVQVELNGLTLASNLNKSTYGYYVGENTLELTNSKTTFGPKQSVLGFKNFEMKNQTEESGTNASGRADYKIGEVSLNGKVVGSAQLAMSLKNLDIPSTMSLMQIYQTRLQPYERAAAEATAAGLPAPQLNLTPAEEAQVKSGLEKLLAAGPQVALENLSFNTSNGESRANLVLDLTKPQSMDLPPDQLVKQLIALLEFNVLVSKPMLVDVLTVQSQIDGQTDAKLIADQAGATADMFSSMAVGTQLAKLDGNNVVTKLHYANNQVDFNGQKMTVEEFVGFVMNKIGGTTTIQ
- a CDS encoding hydrogen peroxide-inducible genes activator, yielding MTLTELRYIVTLAQEQHFGHAAERCHVSQPTLSVGVKKLEDELGVLIFERSKSAVRLTPVGEGIVAQAQKVLEQAQGIRELAQAGKNQLTAPLKVGAIYTVGPYLFPHLIPQLHRVAPQMPLYIEENFTHVLRDKLRNGELDAIIIALPFNEADVLTLQLYDEPFYVLMPAQHPWTQKESIDAALLNDKSLLLLGEGHCFRDQVLEACPTLAKGNDGAKHTTVESSSLETIRHMVASGLGISILPLSAVDSHHYAPGVIEVRPLSAPVPFRTVAIAWRASFPRPKAIEILADSIRLCSVAKPPAPVVAG
- a CDS encoding aminoacyl-tRNA deacylase and HDOD domain-containing protein, with amino-acid sequence MTDVALAPATPHAPSVIRLLLGKLGIAYEEVLDHHGLNTARKVQAVLLDDAVGALMVLFPQNQLLDLNRLAELTGRRLTAVSTERLEKMLGKHSLSLLPGLPALTSSPCLYEESLLREPTLLINSGEPGVLLEITSDDFKTMLTKASAANFGEAVNSIRPNLDRPDDDRKEITQAVQAFTARRIQQRLEATIEIPPLAETAQKIIKLRVDPNATIDDITGVVETDPALAAQVVSWAASPYYASPGKIRSVEDAIVRVLGFDLVINLALGLALGKTLSLPKDHPQHTTPYWQQSIYTAAVIEGLTRAMPRAQRPEAGLTYLAGLLHNFGYLLLAHVFPPHFSLICRHLEVNPHLCHSYVEQHLLGISREQIGSWLMRYWDMPEELATALRFQHDPSYDGDYAEYPNLVCLAVRLLRSRGIGSGPDEDIPDALLERVGLTRDKANDVVSKVLEAEVLLRELASQFSQA
- the pgaA gene encoding poly-beta-1,6 N-acetyl-D-glucosamine export porin PgaA, which codes for MPRIAGPFIHRGLRPLFRVALCGQLLWPVPALADTPYDQMVRDARAGNYTPALTVLRQVPVNQATTGQISDHLQIASWAGLDAEVVQVYETQGHNRALPVQALIATARAYRNLKRWDSATQVYNKALALAPQNADLQLGLAMTQADAGKPDEAVARTRALVAAKPDDPSRRLSLAYALTRAGATYEALFEYDQAFIRAGSKPEVAREYVIALQRARLPEPALRLARQRPGLIDPVLQRHLEGDLAAERVRLVELATRSEKERYVIADRALADYDQLLTTWTPDPAAHDDVTRWRIDRMGALKARARTADVIAEYQKLLAEGVKIPTYALRWVASSYLDQRQPEIATDLYRQVLVAPDADIGDRLEDSTALYYALLESDKADEARQVAEDQAKTQKPRIELKGLPVGNPNDEWIDAQQLAAQAGTYGADLPSGEQRLQTLVDQAPGNLGLRLAQADLYLARDWPRRAESQLKETESVAPRDIGLEVAQGHTAMDLQEWRQLDALTDDVVARFPGNRQVQRLQRQREVHDMAELRVEAYGGKSYGGGNGDVGAVNGSRDFGIETTLYSPPIDEDWRLFAGAGYATGDFQEGTGHHRFQRVGLERRTRDMSLEAEVSNHSYGFGDKQGARLAITRDIDDHWQYGGSFEYLSAQTPLRALNSDITANGGSGFIRWRANESREWKLAVSPSHFSDGNNRVEAVLTGREGVYRAPRLQVDLGLEVGTSHNSKSDDVPYFNPKSDFSVLPTVNVNHVLYHRYETSWSQQFQAGAGTYSQRDHGTGGIALLGYGQRYSWNDVFEVGGLLSVINRPYDGDRETDLRLLVDLTYRF
- a CDS encoding helicase, giving the protein MKFRFLLWMLGLLMGKASRTNPSFQQQLGDKALVFQLQTLDGKVARHFVVKDQRITSKAGVYAEPAFAIAFKDAAYGFATMQAKNKQLAFMTGIQDKSIQIKGNPALVIWFQGLTKYLKPKKAKPEA
- the recG gene encoding ATP-dependent DNA helicase RecG, with the protein product MTELSQVSVTALKGVGEAMAEKLAKVGLENLQDVLFHLPLRYQDRTRVVPIGHLRPGQDAVIEGTVSGADVVMGRRRSLVVRLQDGTGGLSLRFYHFSNAQKEGLKRGTRIRCYGEARPGASGLEIYHPEYRAITGDEPPPVDETLTPVYPLTEGLTQQRLRQLCMQTLTLLGPSSLPDWLPTELARDYQLAPLADAIRYLHHPPADADVDELALGHHWAQHRLAFEELLTHQLSQQRLRESMRALRAPAMPKATKLPAQYLANLGFTPTGAQQRVGNEIAYDLSQHEPMLRLIQGDVGAGKTVVAALAALQALEAGYQVALMAPTEILAEQHFITFKRWLEPLGIEVAWLAGKLKGKNRVAALEQIASGTPMVVGTHALFQDEVQFKNLALAIIDEQHRFGVQQRLALRQKGVGGRMCPHQLIMTATPIPRTLAMSAYADLDTSILDELPPGRTPVNTVLVTDTRRVEVIERVRGACAEGRQAYWVCTLIEESEELTCQAAETTYEDLTAALGELKVGLIHGRMKPAEKAAVMAEFKAGNLQLLVATTVIEVGVDVPNASLMIIENPERLGLAQLHQLRGRVGRGNAVSHCVLLYHPPLSQIGRQRLGIMRETNDGFVIAEKDLELRGPGEMLGTRQTGLLQFKVADLMRDADLLPAVRDAAQALLERWPDHVSPLLDRWLRHGQQYGQV